The following are encoded in a window of Xyrauchen texanus isolate HMW12.3.18 chromosome 42, RBS_HiC_50CHRs, whole genome shotgun sequence genomic DNA:
- the LOC127635006 gene encoding uncharacterized protein LOC127635006, protein MAIEDYTKKNSRGKRCLIGGPGRGRQPFTYDREPSDEDVEAAIAVLRHSADEKTVREKMKMTFIYRQAMVNDEAKSSDVFLVFPRFLDTPGLIEQDFRLLFGEATANKFLEKWPTTFKAKVIKESHGLVPTTELLDLMRNAESAAEVENGWDSDMSAILLLLYLLPPSAHGRKRPGKLSAYQAVDQLIRFQKVGTSVQQHLDNITQSSQPYLLAQGSTQSTIHSYFIVVDKHALPCKAKGSVGAFDELFKAHYVFGTSYSSSLSSFFTFVQTTIYNIDMGETKETPRVAELRARMVH, encoded by the exons ATGGCGATTGAAGACTATACAAAGAAAAACAGCAGAGGAAAGAGGTGCCTCA TTGGTGGGCCAGGCCGTGGTCGCCAGCCCTTCACCTATGACAGAGAGCCATCTGATGAGGATGTGGAAGCAGCTATTGCTGTTTTGAGACACTCTGCTGATGAAAAGACTGTCCGTGAGAAGATGAAAATGACCTTCATATATCGGCAAGCAATGGTCAACGATGAAGCCAAATCATCAGATGTCTTCTTGGTCTTCCCAAGATTTCTGGACACACCAGGATTG ATAGAACAAGATTTCAGACTTCTGTTTGGTGAGGCCACGGCCAACAAATTCTTGGAGAAGTGGCCAACCACTTTCAAAGCAAAAGTAATAAAGGAAAGCCATGGACTTGTACCCACCACAGAACTCTTGGATTTGATGCGCAATGCTGAGTCAGCTGCTGAAGTTGAGAATG gCTGGGACAGTGACATGTCTGCCATCTTGCTGCTGCTCTATTTGCTACCACCATCTGCACATGGTAGAAAGAGGCCGGGAAAGCTGTCTGCATATCAAGCTGTAGATCAGCTCATCAGATTTCAAAAG GTTGGAACCAGTGTGCAGCAGCATCTAGACAACATCACCCAAAGCAGTCAGCCCTACCTTCTCGCCCAGGGATCCACACAGAGCACCATTCACTCCTACTTCATTGTGGTTGACAAGCATGCACTTCCATGCAAGGCAAAAGGTTCAGTTGGAGCTTTTGACGAACTCTTTAAAGCCCATTACGTCTTTGGTACGTCATACAGTTCTTCCCTGAGCAGCTTTTTCACTTTTGTGCAAACAACCATCT